A window of the Pirellulales bacterium genome harbors these coding sequences:
- a CDS encoding tetratricopeptide repeat protein yields MAFIVAATLVAYWPSLSGGFILDDDLLLTDNPLIKAPDGIFQFWYSTNQPDYVPLTSSTLWLEWRLWGMHPTGYHITNLVLHIIACLSIWQLLRQLSIPGAFFAALLFAVHPVNVESVAWVEQRKNTLSLVLFLLSLLWYLVSEQSAEPADQEGRPGVNRWYWLSLLSFALAMCSKGSVAILPLVLLLIVWWQRGRITKQDLLRSAPFFLLAAAITPIIIWFVTHGSGAAVRHVTFLQRLLGAGAAIWFYLFKALLPTHLLFVYPNWNIEPADPLWWLPSAAALIVTALLWWRRNSRLGRPLFFAWTFYCIALLPVLGFTDSGYARFSLVADHYQYIALIAVTSLAAASCTTWLNHAHSSTGRFAPMATASLITGCLMLLTWRQSRLYDSPISLYEAALAENSNSWMLHYNLGIPLIKVGHLQDAIGHFQRALQLNPDYPEAYLNLGIALAGEGKIAEATDHFQHALQIKPDYAEAHYNLANILAQTGHLPEAIEHYQEAVRLKSDFAEAHNNLSTALYQTGDMLEAMHQDKQALQIKPDYAEAMSNLANCLLQLGYLEEAGEYYRQALALSPDFYDAHFNLGLVLLKTRRPQEAIKHFEQALHSNPDDLDVCTNLINAYALANRPQDAISTALKSIVLARAHGQAALAQQIEAALEQYRAQQAAKQNFSPAGRIP; encoded by the coding sequence GTGGCCTTCATCGTTGCGGCCACACTGGTGGCGTATTGGCCGTCGTTAAGCGGTGGGTTCATCCTAGATGATGATCTGCTGCTAACGGACAATCCACTAATTAAAGCTCCCGACGGAATATTTCAATTCTGGTACTCGACCAACCAGCCCGATTATGTTCCTCTGACCAGCAGCACTTTATGGTTAGAGTGGCGGCTGTGGGGGATGCATCCGACAGGCTACCACATCACAAATTTGGTTCTGCACATCATTGCTTGCCTTTCAATTTGGCAGCTATTGCGGCAGCTTTCGATTCCCGGCGCTTTTTTTGCGGCGTTGTTATTTGCCGTCCATCCTGTCAATGTCGAAAGCGTAGCCTGGGTCGAGCAGCGCAAAAACACGCTGTCGCTGGTGCTGTTTCTGTTGTCCCTGCTTTGGTATTTAGTATCGGAACAATCCGCTGAGCCCGCCGATCAAGAGGGCCGGCCTGGCGTAAACCGCTGGTACTGGCTGAGCCTACTGTCGTTTGCCCTAGCGATGTGCAGCAAAGGCTCTGTGGCTATTCTGCCGCTCGTGCTGCTGCTGATCGTGTGGTGGCAGCGTGGTCGAATTACAAAGCAAGACCTGTTACGCAGCGCCCCATTTTTTCTTCTGGCTGCTGCGATAACGCCCATCATCATTTGGTTTGTTACTCACGGTTCCGGAGCAGCGGTTCGCCACGTCACGTTTCTTCAGCGTTTATTAGGGGCCGGTGCAGCCATATGGTTCTACTTATTCAAGGCGCTGCTGCCAACACATCTGCTGTTTGTCTATCCGAATTGGAATATTGAGCCGGCCGATCCGCTGTGGTGGCTGCCTTCCGCTGCTGCTCTAATCGTAACGGCACTGCTTTGGTGGCGACGCAATAGTCGCTTGGGCCGACCCTTGTTCTTCGCTTGGACGTTTTATTGCATCGCGCTGCTGCCAGTGCTTGGATTTACCGATTCCGGTTATGCGAGATTTTCGCTTGTTGCCGATCATTATCAGTACATCGCGCTCATCGCCGTGACATCACTGGCCGCCGCCAGTTGCACCACGTGGCTCAACCATGCACATTCCAGCACCGGCCGGTTCGCGCCTATGGCCACGGCCTCCTTGATAACCGGATGTTTGATGCTGCTCACTTGGCGACAAAGTCGACTTTATGACAGTCCTATTTCTCTGTATGAGGCGGCGCTCGCGGAAAATTCAAATTCCTGGATGCTTCACTATAATTTGGGCATTCCGTTAATTAAGGTGGGCCACCTACAAGATGCAATCGGCCATTTCCAAAGGGCTTTACAGCTGAATCCCGACTATCCAGAGGCTTACCTGAACCTTGGCATTGCATTGGCCGGTGAAGGAAAAATAGCGGAAGCCACAGACCATTTTCAGCACGCGCTACAAATCAAACCCGACTACGCCGAAGCCCACTACAACCTCGCGAACATCTTGGCCCAAACAGGACATCTACCGGAAGCAATTGAGCACTATCAAGAGGCGGTGCGGCTAAAGTCGGACTTTGCTGAAGCTCACAATAATCTCAGCACCGCGCTGTACCAAACAGGAGACATGCTGGAAGCAATGCATCAAGACAAGCAAGCCTTGCAAATCAAGCCCGATTATGCAGAGGCCATGAGCAACCTCGCGAACTGCCTGTTGCAACTGGGCTACTTGGAGGAGGCTGGAGAATACTACCGACAAGCCTTGGCATTGAGTCCTGACTTTTATGACGCCCACTTCAACTTGGGTTTGGTGCTCCTTAAAACACGGCGGCCACAGGAAGCAATTAAACATTTTGAGCAAGCGTTGCACAGCAATCCAGATGATCTCGATGTCTGCACCAATCTGATAAATGCCTACGCCCTTGCGAATCGCCCGCAAGATGCCATTTCGACGGCGCTCAAGTCAATCGTTTTGGCGCGCGCCCATGGTCAGGCCGCGCTCGCCCAGCAAATTGAAGCCGCGTTGGAACAATATCGCGCCCAGCAAGCCGCGAAACAAAATTTTTCTCCTGCCGGCAGGATTCCTTAA
- a CDS encoding tetratricopeptide repeat protein — MLRSTTARTLLGTLVIIAAAIAYLPALHGQFILDDDLLVTENHVVQAPDGLYRIWFTSQVPDYWPITNSSFWLQWRLWGMNPTGYHVTNVVLHILNSLLLWAILRKLQIPGAFLAAALFAFHPVNVESVAWIAQRKNVLSMLFFLLSLGCYLQFQRALPAEGGELPAATHRPRKKRWYALSLIAFLLAMLSKGSVAVLPPLLLLITWWRAGKITKRDLFQTAPFFLLAIVLSLVDIWFQGHGSGAAIRSAGGEERLLGAAAVVWFYLEKALAPFGLTFVYPPWNIDTADWRWWIPLTSALAVTAALWLLRNSRQAYWARPLLFFWCFFCIALVPVMGFIDVGYMQYSLVADHYQYIALIGVVALVAAGWSILQRTRIGWAKSAAAISAGLVLVGLAILTWKQSGLYAGPIPLYEDTLRKNPDCWLVQNNLGVALSENNQAGAALAHLEQASQINPNSADALARNNLGVALTESGDLEQALELFHRVLQMKPDYPDAEDGLGMALYKAGQIQEALAHVQRAVRLEPNNFKANCNLALLLAKAGQIPEALAQSEMVIHMNPYSAKAHNNIGIVLAEAGRLDEALDHFSQAVQLNPDDAAAYYNFGSALAKARRPQEAVQRLQESLKLKPDYTEAWANLAAAYAAAGQTAEGIAAAQKALALARAHNQTQLAEQIEKWLQRTQSSDNSSQNSPSQPRVMAPAR; from the coding sequence ATGCTTCGGTCAACCACCGCTCGAACACTGCTGGGAACGCTCGTCATTATTGCCGCGGCAATTGCGTATCTGCCGGCGCTCCACGGGCAGTTTATTTTGGACGACGATTTACTGGTGACGGAAAATCACGTCGTTCAAGCGCCTGACGGGCTGTATCGAATTTGGTTTACCTCGCAAGTGCCCGACTATTGGCCGATCACCAACTCTTCCTTTTGGCTCCAGTGGCGGCTGTGGGGAATGAATCCGACGGGTTATCACGTCACGAACGTGGTTTTGCATATTCTCAATTCGCTGTTGCTGTGGGCAATTCTGCGTAAGCTGCAAATTCCCGGCGCATTTTTGGCGGCCGCGTTGTTCGCTTTTCATCCGGTGAATGTGGAATCGGTGGCTTGGATTGCCCAGCGAAAAAATGTGCTCTCGATGCTGTTTTTTCTGCTAAGCCTGGGCTGCTATCTGCAATTTCAAAGGGCTCTGCCGGCCGAAGGTGGCGAATTGCCCGCCGCGACGCACCGGCCGCGAAAAAAACGCTGGTACGCTTTGAGTTTGATCGCTTTCCTGCTGGCCATGCTTAGCAAAGGGTCCGTGGCGGTCCTACCGCCGCTGCTGTTGCTCATTACCTGGTGGCGCGCCGGAAAAATTACCAAGCGTGATCTGTTTCAAACCGCGCCATTTTTTCTGTTGGCAATTGTACTCAGCCTGGTCGACATTTGGTTTCAGGGGCATGGCAGCGGCGCGGCAATTCGCTCTGCGGGAGGAGAGGAACGTTTGCTGGGAGCCGCAGCCGTCGTGTGGTTTTATCTGGAAAAAGCCCTGGCCCCCTTTGGCCTGACGTTTGTTTACCCGCCGTGGAATATCGACACCGCGGATTGGCGGTGGTGGATTCCGCTGACTTCCGCCTTGGCGGTTACGGCGGCACTGTGGTTGCTGCGCAATTCGCGGCAGGCGTATTGGGCGCGGCCGCTGCTGTTTTTTTGGTGTTTTTTCTGCATCGCGCTGGTGCCGGTGATGGGATTCATCGACGTAGGCTACATGCAATATTCGCTTGTTGCCGATCATTACCAGTACATTGCGCTGATTGGAGTGGTCGCGCTCGTGGCCGCCGGCTGGAGTATTTTGCAGCGAACGCGCATCGGATGGGCCAAATCCGCCGCCGCAATAAGCGCGGGGCTTGTTCTCGTTGGGCTGGCCATTTTGACCTGGAAGCAAAGCGGCCTCTATGCTGGCCCCATTCCGCTTTATGAAGATACTCTACGGAAAAATCCAGACTGCTGGCTCGTCCAAAATAATTTGGGGGTAGCGCTGTCGGAAAACAACCAAGCGGGTGCCGCGCTTGCACATCTGGAGCAAGCTTCGCAAATCAATCCCAATTCTGCCGACGCACTGGCCCGCAATAATCTGGGCGTAGCGCTAACCGAAAGCGGCGACTTAGAACAAGCCCTGGAGCTTTTTCACCGCGTGTTACAGATGAAGCCTGATTATCCCGACGCCGAAGATGGCCTGGGCATGGCGCTGTACAAAGCCGGTCAAATTCAAGAGGCCCTCGCGCATGTCCAGCGCGCCGTGCGTTTAGAGCCCAACAACTTCAAAGCGAATTGCAATCTGGCGCTGCTGCTGGCCAAGGCGGGGCAAATTCCCGAAGCGCTCGCGCAATCGGAAATGGTAATTCACATGAATCCATACTCTGCGAAAGCGCATAACAATATTGGAATTGTCTTGGCCGAGGCCGGCCGTCTGGACGAAGCGCTCGACCATTTTTCCCAGGCCGTTCAACTTAACCCGGACGATGCAGCGGCCTATTACAATTTTGGCAGCGCGCTGGCCAAGGCCAGGCGACCCCAAGAGGCTGTACAGCGCTTGCAAGAATCACTAAAACTCAAGCCCGACTATACTGAAGCTTGGGCCAATTTAGCCGCCGCATACGCCGCCGCTGGCCAAACCGCCGAAGGCATTGCCGCCGCCCAGAAAGCGTTGGCCTTGGCCCGTGCGCACAACCAAACACAATTAGCCGAGCAAATTGAAAAATGGCTGCAGCGAACGCAGTCGTCTGATAACTCTTCCCAGAACTCACCTTCGCAGCCCCGTGTGATGGCTCCCGCACGTTAA
- a CDS encoding DNA translocase FtsK 4TM domain-containing protein: MPEKRSHKLDVVAVALLAVVLFLTVALLTYHASDVSSPIPTGQLINAPPAGHSTSVVARLGNACGRSGAYAAELLYRLLGWGAFFFVGSLLVIDVWLLSRRPLNDLVLRACGWLMALLGSTTMLALVGPAISPGPVIGPGGYLGAAGRALLEINFAVTGAFILTISLLLGGLLLCTDYLLLRLVAGVLRVPAKFTLVAAGQMLGRTFTLPRRKQTDLDNVSIGAEAEPAVVIRGKRLEGSASADDEHEDKEKEEVSEDVKVKSSSAAKPVSGKNEEQEDHDADEHSEGEEASQPGASAAPSLGARLASALKIRNLGKNEDRDEVLNQLDAAANHTDEVIDYEFPSLDLLLPGDSVHLEEHEKEVRLKAKMLEKTFLNFGFKVKVVEIETGPVIAQYEVELEAGLRLSKITSLADDLAIALRVPSVRIVAPIPGKNTVGIEVPNNDRQLVRLREVIEETNGRVKKMRIPLYLGKDVAGNPMAVDLATLPHLLIAGRTGTGKSVCLNSIIVSMLMTRSPNDVRMLMIDPKMVELSPYKNLPHLMHPVVTDMRKAEAILAWAVEKMEERYALLARAGVRHISVYNQLGDEELMDRLKPETDEERAAIPHHLPYIVIVADEIADLMMTSAKEVEQHIIRLAQKSRAVGIHLVLATQKPTVDVITGLIKSNLPARICFQVASRTDSRVVLDEMGSEKLLGNGDMLFLLPGTSTMLRGQGTYLSDDEINRVLDCVGTTQPQFVTELVQLKPAAAGDGNDAEKFKNRDELYEQAVDVVIREGRGSVSLLQRALGIGYGRAARLIDYMAEDGIVGQYNGSQAREVLMTLEQWSAIINPGESGGGTQPVAGSTGTSNTVTSPMPAAPAWTSAPTALSVASLPKLKRNRILPDPEPEDDDSPLSHSEHESIHRNADDDEEDTGDVEDTEDEDYNADNEADEDEFDGDTDAELENEVHDKLEDEPASENSTSRANSGSARTSLPGDQRGRFSA; this comes from the coding sequence ATGCCCGAAAAACGTAGTCATAAACTTGACGTGGTAGCCGTGGCGCTGTTGGCGGTCGTGTTGTTTTTGACCGTCGCCTTGCTCACGTACCATGCCAGCGACGTCTCCAGTCCTATTCCCACGGGCCAGCTCATTAACGCGCCGCCGGCGGGACATTCCACTTCGGTGGTCGCCCGGCTGGGCAATGCCTGTGGGCGATCGGGGGCTTACGCCGCTGAGCTACTGTATCGACTTCTAGGTTGGGGCGCATTTTTCTTCGTGGGCTCGCTGCTAGTGATCGATGTCTGGCTGCTCTCGCGCCGACCGCTGAACGATTTGGTGCTCCGCGCCTGCGGCTGGCTGATGGCGCTATTGGGCAGTACCACAATGTTGGCGCTGGTAGGGCCGGCCATTTCGCCGGGACCGGTCATTGGGCCGGGCGGTTACTTAGGAGCCGCCGGCCGGGCGCTATTGGAAATTAATTTCGCCGTAACGGGCGCATTCATTCTGACCATTAGCCTGCTCTTGGGTGGGCTGCTGTTGTGTACCGATTATTTGCTCCTTCGCCTGGTGGCAGGGGTGTTGCGTGTGCCGGCCAAGTTCACACTGGTTGCCGCCGGCCAAATGTTAGGCCGCACGTTTACCCTGCCCCGGCGAAAGCAAACGGACCTGGACAATGTAAGCATCGGCGCTGAAGCCGAGCCAGCCGTGGTCATTCGTGGCAAACGGCTAGAAGGCAGCGCCAGCGCCGACGATGAACATGAAGACAAAGAAAAAGAGGAGGTGAGCGAAGATGTAAAAGTGAAATCGAGCAGTGCCGCCAAACCCGTTTCGGGAAAAAATGAGGAACAGGAGGATCACGATGCAGATGAACATTCGGAAGGCGAAGAAGCATCCCAGCCGGGCGCGTCCGCCGCCCCCAGCTTAGGTGCTCGCTTAGCTTCCGCGCTAAAAATTCGCAACCTGGGCAAAAACGAGGACCGCGACGAAGTGCTCAACCAGCTCGACGCCGCGGCCAATCACACCGATGAGGTCATCGATTACGAATTCCCCTCGCTCGATCTGCTGCTTCCCGGCGACAGCGTGCACCTGGAGGAACACGAAAAAGAAGTGCGCCTGAAAGCCAAAATGCTGGAAAAAACGTTCCTGAATTTTGGCTTCAAAGTGAAAGTAGTGGAAATCGAAACCGGCCCCGTCATTGCCCAGTACGAAGTCGAATTGGAAGCCGGACTGCGGCTTTCGAAAATCACCAGCCTGGCCGACGATTTGGCCATCGCCTTGCGCGTTCCCAGCGTGCGCATTGTGGCCCCCATTCCCGGCAAGAACACGGTCGGCATCGAAGTGCCCAACAACGATCGCCAACTGGTGCGCTTGCGGGAGGTGATTGAGGAAACCAACGGCCGCGTCAAAAAAATGCGTATTCCGCTGTATTTGGGAAAAGACGTGGCCGGCAACCCCATGGCGGTCGATTTAGCCACACTGCCGCACTTGCTCATTGCAGGCCGTACCGGCACCGGCAAAAGCGTGTGCTTGAATTCCATCATTGTCTCGATGCTGATGACCCGCAGCCCCAACGATGTGCGCATGCTGATGATCGATCCGAAAATGGTCGAGCTCAGCCCGTACAAAAATCTGCCCCACCTGATGCACCCGGTCGTGACCGACATGCGCAAGGCCGAGGCGATTTTGGCTTGGGCCGTCGAGAAAATGGAAGAACGCTACGCTTTGCTGGCCCGGGCCGGCGTGCGGCACATCAGCGTATACAACCAGTTGGGCGATGAAGAATTAATGGATCGCCTGAAGCCCGAAACCGACGAAGAACGCGCCGCCATTCCGCATCATCTGCCGTACATTGTCATCGTGGCCGACGAAATCGCCGACCTGATGATGACCTCCGCTAAAGAGGTGGAGCAGCACATCATCCGCTTGGCGCAAAAAAGCCGGGCGGTTGGCATCCATTTGGTGCTGGCCACGCAAAAACCAACTGTGGATGTCATCACCGGCCTGATCAAATCGAATTTGCCGGCCCGCATTTGCTTCCAAGTCGCCAGCCGCACGGATAGCCGTGTGGTGTTGGACGAAATGGGCTCGGAAAAACTGTTGGGCAATGGCGATATGCTGTTTCTGCTGCCTGGCACCAGCACCATGTTGCGTGGCCAAGGCACGTATTTGAGCGATGACGAAATCAACCGAGTGCTCGATTGCGTCGGCACCACGCAGCCGCAATTCGTGACCGAATTGGTGCAGCTCAAGCCGGCCGCGGCGGGCGATGGCAATGACGCCGAAAAATTCAAAAACCGCGACGAGCTGTACGAGCAAGCCGTCGACGTGGTCATTCGCGAGGGGCGTGGCAGCGTTTCGCTGTTGCAACGCGCCTTGGGGATTGGTTACGGCCGCGCTGCGCGACTGATTGATTACATGGCCGAAGATGGCATCGTGGGCCAATACAACGGTTCGCAAGCCCGTGAAGTGTTGATGACGCTGGAGCAATGGTCGGCCATCATCAATCCCGGCGAATCCGGCGGCGGCACTCAGCCCGTGGCCGGTAGCACCGGAACTTCCAACACCGTGACTTCGCCCATGCCGGCTGCTCCGGCTTGGACTTCGGCTCCTACAGCGTTGAGCGTGGCTTCGCTCCCCAAGCTCAAGCGCAATCGCATTCTGCCCGACCCCGAGCCAGAAGATGATGATTCACCCCTCTCGCATTCGGAGCACGAATCGATCCATCGCAATGCGGATGACGACGAGGAGGACACTGGAGACGTGGAGGATACTGAAGACGAGGACTACAACGCCGACAATGAAGCGGACGAAGACGAATTCGACGGCGATACGGATGCTGAATTGGAAAACGAAGTCCACGACAAGCTGGAGGACGAGCCCGCTTCTGAAAATTCCACGTCGCGCGCAAACTCCGGTTCTGCGCGAACATCGCTACCCGGCGATCAGCGCGGCCGCTTCTCTGCATAG
- a CDS encoding tetratricopeptide repeat protein, producing the protein MMLLSPPANGVGADSIEGAQTPKMHQAWFWLGVAAIIVSSFLAYWPAIHGKFIWDDEMLVDNNVLLRAPDGLLRMWFSTEPADYWPMTNSSFWLEWQLWNANPTGYHITNLLLHIASAFLLWAILKKLSLPGAFLAALLFAVHPLNVESVAWISQRKNTLSMFFYLLSILSYVQAELAPRPENRTWLPGVNRWYWLSLAAFLLAMLSKGAVAILPLLLLLLVWWMRKRITRADVLRTVPFFLIAAVLTVVNIWFQTHGVHEVIRNVTPTERVLGAGAVVWFYLFKSLLPIDLMFVYPQWHVQANAWVWWLPLCAAFLVTAVLWWQRNTRWGRPLFFVWMFFCVALVPVMGFTDVYYMKTSLVADHYAYFALPAVVALVAAAFSLAIYHLRGAFQMAMLALPILVVALFTAASFQQSRIYSDPTTLYLATLEKNPACSWAYNNLGVEQDKLGQTQNAISYFKQALNIEPEYPEALNNLGADLFATGRPQEAIELYRHALQIKSDFPAAETNWGNALLALGHPLEAIEHFQHAIELHSDYALAYYNLANAFLGLNQLDQAIENYQRAIRLYPEYTDAHYNLGLAYLRAGRPGDAVTQFENALRLNPASGRTHFNLAVALENLNRRSEAVAEYRQALQAARNEKQFEVADQIEKILAKFPSEQPDQPKQIVPKNSLPQAIPSSPQ; encoded by the coding sequence ATGATGCTTTTGTCTCCCCCAGCCAACGGTGTCGGCGCTGATTCAATTGAAGGTGCGCAAACACCCAAAATGCATCAGGCGTGGTTTTGGCTGGGCGTGGCCGCAATTATCGTGAGCTCATTCCTCGCTTATTGGCCGGCCATCCATGGAAAATTCATCTGGGACGATGAAATGCTGGTCGACAATAACGTGCTGCTCCGCGCTCCCGACGGCCTTCTGCGAATGTGGTTTTCGACCGAGCCGGCCGATTACTGGCCCATGACCAATAGCAGCTTCTGGCTGGAGTGGCAGTTGTGGAACGCGAACCCCACCGGTTACCACATCACGAACCTGTTGTTGCACATCGCCTCCGCCTTCCTTTTATGGGCGATCCTGAAAAAGCTGTCGCTTCCCGGCGCGTTTCTAGCGGCATTATTGTTTGCCGTGCATCCGTTGAATGTGGAATCGGTGGCCTGGATTTCGCAGCGCAAAAACACGCTGTCGATGTTCTTTTATTTGCTGTCGATTTTGTCTTACGTGCAGGCGGAGCTTGCGCCGCGGCCGGAAAATCGAACCTGGCTTCCCGGCGTCAACCGCTGGTACTGGCTCAGTCTGGCCGCGTTTCTGCTGGCGATGTTAAGCAAAGGCGCCGTCGCCATTTTGCCGTTGTTGCTCCTGCTGCTGGTGTGGTGGATGCGCAAGCGAATCACTCGGGCCGATGTACTCCGCACGGTTCCGTTTTTTCTCATCGCCGCCGTACTCACGGTCGTGAACATTTGGTTCCAGACACACGGCGTGCACGAAGTGATTCGCAATGTCACGCCTACAGAGCGCGTGCTCGGCGCCGGCGCGGTGGTTTGGTTCTACCTGTTCAAATCGCTGTTGCCCATCGACCTGATGTTTGTTTACCCACAGTGGCACGTTCAGGCCAATGCTTGGGTGTGGTGGCTGCCGCTGTGCGCCGCGTTCTTGGTGACCGCAGTCTTATGGTGGCAACGAAATACGCGCTGGGGGCGACCCCTGTTTTTCGTGTGGATGTTCTTCTGCGTGGCGCTGGTGCCGGTGATGGGCTTCACCGACGTGTACTATATGAAGACTTCGCTCGTGGCCGATCACTATGCTTATTTTGCGCTGCCGGCCGTCGTCGCCCTGGTGGCGGCCGCATTCAGCCTGGCAATTTATCACCTGCGTGGAGCGTTCCAGATGGCGATGCTGGCGCTTCCGATCCTAGTCGTGGCCCTGTTCACCGCCGCCAGTTTTCAACAAAGCCGCATTTACAGCGATCCCACCACGTTGTATCTGGCCACGCTGGAAAAAAATCCCGCCTGCTCTTGGGCCTACAACAACCTGGGCGTCGAGCAAGACAAGCTCGGGCAAACTCAAAATGCCATTTCGTATTTCAAGCAAGCGCTCAATATCGAGCCAGAATATCCCGAAGCCCTCAATAATTTAGGCGCCGATTTATTCGCCACCGGGCGTCCCCAAGAAGCCATCGAGCTGTATCGGCACGCGCTGCAAATCAAGTCCGACTTTCCCGCCGCCGAAACCAATTGGGGCAATGCCCTCCTCGCGCTGGGGCACCCGCTGGAAGCGATCGAACATTTTCAGCATGCCATTGAGCTCCACTCGGATTACGCCCTGGCTTATTACAATTTGGCCAACGCATTCTTGGGCTTGAACCAACTGGATCAGGCGATCGAAAATTATCAGCGTGCGATTCGGCTCTACCCGGAATATACCGATGCCCACTATAACCTGGGGCTGGCTTACCTGCGTGCCGGCCGCCCCGGCGATGCGGTTACTCAATTCGAAAATGCGTTGCGGCTGAATCCAGCGTCGGGGCGCACCCATTTCAATTTGGCCGTGGCCTTGGAAAATCTGAACCGGCGTTCGGAGGCAGTAGCGGAATATCGCCAGGCATTGCAGGCGGCACGCAACGAAAAGCAATTCGAGGTGGCCGATCAAATCGAAAAAATACTGGCCAAATTTCCGTCGGAGCAACCCGATCAACCAAAGCAAATCGTTCCGAAAAATTCCTTGCCGCAAGCCATCCCGTCCAGTCCGCAGTAA
- a CDS encoding PEP-CTERM sorting domain-containing protein, translating to MRKSTLFASCASAIVVAFAVSATNAAPIILYSADFNSDTAGHAANFNTPATSYTDTNLVTASTAQDSWVNSSGLATNPLIVSGSATNGSVAMAASGEDDRATFSTVTAVPGTSMFYLSADINLSSVSATGDYFFNMGDGGASNFNNKVFAKSSGAGYVLGTSVNTNVASASFGSTVLAFGTTYHIVQEYDSLIGSGNDTTELYQYAAGNTQITPNGGDTIYASGAGTANDATLVGGVYLRQGSGGPVLTMIDNIVIATNVVPEPATLTLLGLSVIGLIGVARRKRS from the coding sequence ATGAGAAAGTCTACCTTGTTTGCTTCTTGCGCTTCGGCAATTGTCGTTGCCTTTGCCGTATCCGCGACCAACGCCGCCCCCATCATTCTGTACTCCGCTGACTTCAATTCCGACACCGCAGGACATGCTGCGAATTTTAACACGCCAGCGACGAGTTACACCGACACCAATCTTGTCACGGCGTCAACTGCGCAAGACAGTTGGGTGAACTCAAGCGGGCTGGCTACAAATCCGCTAATTGTCTCCGGTAGCGCCACCAACGGCTCGGTCGCAATGGCTGCCAGTGGCGAAGATGATCGCGCCACATTTTCCACGGTGACGGCGGTTCCAGGCACGTCAATGTTTTACCTCTCTGCCGACATTAATCTTTCATCCGTCAGTGCGACGGGAGATTATTTCTTTAACATGGGTGATGGCGGAGCCAGCAACTTCAACAACAAAGTTTTCGCTAAGTCCAGCGGTGCTGGCTATGTTCTTGGCACTTCAGTCAATACCAACGTCGCCAGTGCCTCGTTCGGCTCGACTGTGCTTGCATTCGGAACAACTTACCACATCGTCCAAGAGTACGATTCCCTTATTGGCAGCGGAAATGATACGACCGAGCTCTATCAATATGCTGCCGGCAATACTCAGATTACTCCTAATGGTGGCGACACAATCTACGCCTCAGGTGCCGGCACAGCGAACGATGCCACGCTCGTTGGCGGTGTGTATCTGCGTCAAGGAAGCGGTGGCCCAGTTCTGACGATGATCGACAATATCGTCATTGCAACTAATGTGGTGCCCGAACCTGCGACATTAACGCTCCTCGGCCTTAGTGTAATTGGCTTGATCGGCGTCGCTCGCCGCAAGCGGAGTTGA